A genome region from Microplitis demolitor isolate Queensland-Clemson2020A chromosome 1, iyMicDemo2.1a, whole genome shotgun sequence includes the following:
- the LOC103580142 gene encoding pyruvate dehydrogenase phosphatase regulatory subunit, mitochondrial, producing MWPKISVDYNALKIYHWKKLLSYQKGLSGSRMISGSAEEVKGHGKSFPGDKQVVICGGGVMGAAVAYHLAAAGLGAETVLLESSRIGEGTTWHSSGLVGAFKPSLFQVKLTQDSIALYKDLESRGLSTGWKQCGSLSLARTRDRMTSFRRMKAQAVSRDIECELVTPAEAQKLCPLLRVDDLIGGIWIPGDGVADPYLTCLTLLEEAQKNGVEVYENCRVTKILSDKGKVSRVETTRGNINCRHFVNCAGFWARNIGKLSDPYVKVPLHPVEHYYLHTKEVPQLDPMTPVIRDLDGSIYFRENKGRFLAGGFEANAKPAFEDGRIPENIAERILPEDWDHFHVLLEQMLHRIPAMGDAELERLCNCPEAFSPDCKWIVGEAPELRNYYVAAGMKTIGVSAAGGVGRATAELIINNSTSFDMYELEVSRFLGLHNNRTFLRDRVREVPSMHYALQYPHLEFKTGRNLRMSPIYPKLKEAGAVFGQVMGYERPSWFEPNTDDDFDSMDESRRYKIAYTNTFGKPPWFDAVANEYAACRETIGLSDYSSFTKIDLWSNGTEVVDLLQYLCSNDVDVPIGSIIHTGMQNHQGGYENDCSLARIAPNHYMMIAPTIQQTRCKHWLIRHLPADGSVAVSDVTSAYTAICIMGSSTRQLLAELTDTDLSPKNFPFFTFKELDVGLATGIRTMNLTHTGELGYVLYIPNEFALHVYTRLIEAGEKYGIKHAGYYATRALRVEKFYAFWGQDLDTFTTPLECGRAWRVKFDKDINFIGREALMKQRDIGVERKYIQLLLIDHDPDIDIWSWGGEPIYRNGRYCGMTTTTGYGYTFKSQVCLGFIQNLDDKGRPQVVTNEYVLSGDYEVDVAGIRYRAKCHLHSPNLPTKFPDKERDSYHATRDQISR from the exons atgtggcCAAAAATATCAGTTGATTACAAtgcgttaaaaatttatcattggaAAAAGTTATTGAGTTACCAAAAAGGATTGTCAGGGTCGAGAATGATCAGCGGATCTGCTGAAGAAGTTAAAGGACATGGGAAATCATTTCCTGGAGATAAACAAGTTGTCATATGCGGAGGTGGTGTCATGGGTGCAGCAGTTGCTTATCACCTGGCAGCTGCTGGATTAGGAGCGGAGACTGTCCTTCTTGAAAGTTCcag AATTGGAGAAGGAACAACATGGCATTCATCTGGTTTAGTTGGAGCATTCAAGCCAAGTTTGTTCCAAGTTAAATTAACGCAAGACAGTATCGCGCTTTATAAAGATCTTGAATCTAGAGGTCTTTCAACTGGCTGGAAACAATGCGGGAGTTTGTCTCTTGCAAGAACTAGAGATAGAATGACATCATTTAGACGAATGAAAGCTCAAGCtgt atCTCGAGATATTGAGTGCGAGCTGGTAACTCCAGCAGAAGCTCAAAAGCTCTGTCCTCTACTTCGTGTAGATGATTTGATTGGTGGTATTTGGATTCCTGGTGATGGTGTAGCTGATCCTTATCTCACTTGTTTGACTTTACTTGAAGAAGCTCAAAAAAATg GGGTTGAAGTTTATGAAAATTGTCGtgttactaaaatattaagtGATAAAGGAAAAGTGTCAAGAGTTGAAACAACACGTGGTAATATTAATTGTAGACATTTCGTTAATTGCGCTGGATTTTGGGCTAGAAATATTGGTAAATTAAGTGATCCTTATGTtaag GTACCATTGCACCCGGTGgaacattattatttacatactaAAGAAGTACCACAATTGGATCCGATGACTCCAGTGATACGTGATTTAGACGGTTCTATTTATTTCCGGGAGAATAAGGGCAGGTTTTTAGCCGGTGGATTTGAAGCAAATGCTAAACCAGCATTTGAAGATGGCAGAATACCTG aaaatattgcCGAGCGAATATTACCAGAAGACTGGGACCATTTTCATGTTTTGTTGGAGCAAATGCTCCACCGGATTCCAGCGATGGGCGACGCTGAGCTCGAACGTCTGTGCAATTGCCCGGAAGCATTTTCACCAGACTGTAAATGGATAGTTGGCGAGGCACCTGAGCTTCGTAATTATTACGTAGCAGCTGGAATGAAAACCATCGGAGTGTCGGCGGCCGGTGGGGTCGGACGAGCCACTGCAGAGCTTATAATTAACAACTCAACCTCTTTTGACATGTATGAATTAGAAGTCTCGCGGTTCTTGGGTCTTCATAATAACAGAACATTTCTACGTGACCGAGTTAGAGAGGTGCCGAGTATGCATTACGCTCTCCAGTACCCACATCTCGAGTTCAAAACCGGAAGGAATCTCAGAATGTCGCCTATCTATCCAAAATTGAAAGAAGCTGGTGCTGTTTTCGGTCAAGTTATGGGATATGAACGACCGAGTTGGTTTGAACCCAACACTGACGATg ATTTTGATTCAATGGATGAGTCACGCAGATATAAAATTGCTTACACAAATACTTTTGGCAAACCCCCGTGGTTTGACGCTGTCGCAAATGAATATGCAGCATGCAGAGAAACAATTGGTCTCAGTGATTATTcttcttttacaaaaattgatttatgg TCAAATGGTACAGAAGTAGTAGATTTACTTCAATACCTCTGCTCAAATGATGTTGATGTGCCGATAGGCAGCATAATCCATACGGGAATGCAAAATCATCAGGGTGGATACGAGAATGATTGCAGCTTGGCTCGTATAGCGCCCAACca ctATATGATGATTGCACCAACGATCCAACAAACGCGCTGTAAGCATTGGCTCATCCGTCATCTACCAGCAGACGGATCAGTCGCAGTGTCTGATGTTACGTCTGCATACACTGCGATCTGTATAATGGGATCATCAACACGACAATTATTAGCTGAGTTAACTGACACAGATTTAAGtccgaaaaattttccattctTTACATTCAAAGAGCTTGACGTCGGTCTAGCTACTGGAATAAGAACTATGAATTTAACACACACTGGAGAACTTGgatatgttttatatattccAAATGag TTTGCTCTCCATGTATACACGAGATTGATTGAAGCTGGTGAAAAGTACGGGATAAAACATGCTGGCTACTATGCGACTCGTGCCTTgcgtgttgaaaaattttatgcgtTTTGGGGTCAAGATCTAGATACTTTTACTACTCCATTAGAATGTGGACGTGCTTGGCGTGTTAAATTTGAc aaagatattaattttattggacGAGAAGCATTGATGAAACAACGTGACATTGGGGTTGAACGTAAGtacattcaattattattaattgaccACGATCCGGACATTGATATATGGAGCTGGGGCGGTGAACCTATCTATAGAAATGGACGTTACTGTGGAATGACAACAACAACAGGATATGGATATACATTCAAAAGCCAA GTATGTCTTGGATTCATACAAAATCTTGATGACAAAGGTCGTCCTCAAGTGGTGACCAACGAGTACGTGTTGTCAGGTGACTATGAAGTCGACGTTGCTGGTATAAGATACAGAGCTAAATGTCATTTGCACAGTCCAAATCTTCCAACCAAATTTCCCGACAAAGAACGTGATTCTTACCACGCAACTCGTGATCAAATATCACGATAA
- the LOC103580143 gene encoding LITAF domain-containing protein: MYKNGPPPSYDEPPPSAPPSYFQSVGGVPPASPFTPAPTYANGPTIVTTIVPLGPGPTHTICPHCHAEIETATKTEPGMIAYISGAVIALLGCFLGCCLIPCCIDECMDVHHTCPNCKAYLGRHGR; this comes from the exons ATGTACAAAAATGGACCACCACCTTCGTATGATGAACCCCCACCATCAGCGCCACCCAGTTACTTTCAAAGTGTAGGTGGTGTACCACCAGCAAGCCCATTTACACCAGCACCGACGT atgCTAATGGACCGACCATCGTAACAACAATAGTTCCATTGGGTCCAGGACCAACCCATACAATTTGTCCTCATTGCCATGCTGAAATTGAGACTGCTACCAAAACAGAACCTGGAATGATTGCTTACATATCTGGTGCTGTCATTGCTTTACttgg ATGTTTCCTGGGATGCTGTTTAATTCCCTGTTGCATTGATGAGTGTATGGATGTACACCACACTTGTCCGAACTGCAAAGCTTATCTTGGACGTCACGGCAgataa